The following nucleotide sequence is from Borrelia sp. A-FGy1.
AAATTTGGTCCAGGCCCTAAATTTTTAGTGATTATCTTGTTAAGTAGATTTATAAATTTTATAAATTTCATTATTGATGAGTTTGTCAAATTAGGGTTTTTATAATAGACTACTATAGTAAGTTGGGTTAAGATTTTTAGGAAAAATTCGTTTTTGAGTTTGTTCATTTCTAAAATGAGCTTTTGATAGGATTTATGATTCTTAAGTTATATAATACAAAGACAAAAAAAATATCTGAGGTAAAAAATTGTTGTGAAACTAAGGTCTATGCTTGTGGTCCTACTGTTTATAATTATGCGCATATCGGCAATCTTAGAACGTATATTTTTGAAGACTTACTTATTAAAACTTTAAGGCTTTTAGGCTATAGTGTTAATTATTCAATGAATATTACTGATATTGGCCATTTAACAGGTGAATTTGATGAAGGTGAGGATAAAGTAGTTAAAGCTGCAAAAGAGAGAGGACTTACAGTTCATGAGGTTAGTAAATTTTTTACTGAGGCTTTTTTTCGTGATTGTGAAAAATTGAATATAGTATGTCCTGATAATGTTCTTATTGCAAGTAAATATGTAACTCGCATGATAGAAGTTGTAAAAGTTCTTGAAAAGGATAATTTTACTTATTTTGCGAATGGGAATGTTTATTTTGATACTTCTCGTTTTAAAAATTATGGTCAAATGGCTGGTATTAGTACAAGTAAAGTTTTTAATTCTGTTTCTAGAGTTGAAATGGATGTATCAAAGAAAAATAAAACAGATTTTGTTTTATGGTTTACAAATTCAAAATTTAAAGACCAAGAAATGAAATGGGATTCACCTTGGGGTTTTGGTTATCCAAGTTGGCATTTAGAATGCGCTACAATGAACTTAGATTGTTTTAAAGAAACTCTTAGTATTCATTTGGGAGGAGTTGATCATATTGGAGTTCATCATATAAATGAAATAGCTATAGTTGAATGTTATTTGAAAAAATCATGGTGTGATTTATTTGTGCATGGTGAGTTTTTGATTATGGAAAATGAAAAAATGTCAAAATCAAAGGGTAATTTTATTACCATTAAAGATCTAGAAAATTATGGGTTTTCTCCTCTAGACTTTAGATATTTTTGTTTAACAGCACACTACAGAACACAACTTAAATTTACATTAGATAATCTTAGGGCTTGTAAAATAGCTAGGGAAAATATGCTTAATAAGCTGGTCTATCTTTATTCTTCACTAAACCAATTTGACATTTCACTACTTAATAAGGTTTATAAACTTTGTTTTGAAAATAAATATTATAATAATTTTTTGGAAAAAATAGCTTTTGATTTAAATATTCCTCAGGCTTTAGCTTTACTGTGGGATATTGTTAAAGACAATAACTTAGAGGCTTTTTTAAAGCTTAGACTTGCATTTAAGTTTGATGAAGTTTTGTCTTTAAATTTAAGAAAAGAGGTTCTAAAAGCTATTAAGAAAGATAATGTACATATTTATGATTGGATGAATTCTTTACTAAAAGAGAGACAAAATGCAAAATTAAGAGGAGATTTTAGTCGTGCTGATGAGATTAGGGATTATTTTATTTCTAAGGGATTTGTTTTAATTGATACAGAAGATGGAACTAAGGTTAAAAGAGGTTAAGAA
It contains:
- a CDS encoding cysteine--tRNA ligase — encoded protein: MILKLYNTKTKKISEVKNCCETKVYACGPTVYNYAHIGNLRTYIFEDLLIKTLRLLGYSVNYSMNITDIGHLTGEFDEGEDKVVKAAKERGLTVHEVSKFFTEAFFRDCEKLNIVCPDNVLIASKYVTRMIEVVKVLEKDNFTYFANGNVYFDTSRFKNYGQMAGISTSKVFNSVSRVEMDVSKKNKTDFVLWFTNSKFKDQEMKWDSPWGFGYPSWHLECATMNLDCFKETLSIHLGGVDHIGVHHINEIAIVECYLKKSWCDLFVHGEFLIMENEKMSKSKGNFITIKDLENYGFSPLDFRYFCLTAHYRTQLKFTLDNLRACKIARENMLNKLVYLYSSLNQFDISLLNKVYKLCFENKYYNNFLEKIAFDLNIPQALALLWDIVKDNNLEAFLKLRLAFKFDEVLSLNLRKEVLKAIKKDNVHIYDWMNSLLKERQNAKLRGDFSRADEIRDYFISKGFVLIDTEDGTKVKRG